A single region of the Pseudorhodoplanes sp. genome encodes:
- a CDS encoding 4Fe-4S dicluster domain-containing protein, whose amino-acid sequence MVFDLKRCIGCNACVVACKTENMLPEDTFFTRTFVAEIGSFPNVKRVYIPSLCNHCEDAPCERACPSGATYTRDDGIVMVDQEKCIGCSACAVACPYDNRTQFSKEKLERSYFGEGELASFEEPRTERWLAGTVSKCDFCSRRIDNGLLPACVGACPTEARIFGDLDDPDSAPNKVLRQRNGTPPLPEKNTRPKVFYVD is encoded by the coding sequence ATGGTATTCGATTTGAAGCGCTGTATCGGATGCAACGCCTGCGTCGTTGCATGCAAGACAGAGAATATGCTGCCTGAAGATACCTTCTTTACGCGCACTTTCGTCGCAGAGATTGGTTCGTTTCCAAACGTGAAGCGCGTCTATATCCCAAGCCTATGTAATCATTGTGAGGACGCACCGTGTGAGAGGGCGTGCCCCAGCGGCGCCACCTACACCCGGGATGACGGGATCGTCATGGTTGATCAGGAAAAGTGCATTGGATGCTCTGCCTGCGCCGTGGCTTGTCCTTACGACAATCGCACTCAATTCTCGAAAGAGAAGCTGGAGCGCAGTTACTTCGGTGAGGGAGAATTGGCGAGTTTTGAAGAGCCTCGAACGGAGCGCTGGTTGGCCGGGACAGTGAGCAAATGCGACTTCTGTAGTCGACGTATTGATAACGGCCTGTTGCCGGCCTGTGTCGGGGCATGTCCGACCGAAGCTCGCATTTTTGGCGATCTCGACGATCCAGATAGCGCGCCAAACAAAGTACTCCGTCAGCGCAATGGTACACCGCCGTTGCCGGAGAAGAACACACGTCCAAAAGTCTTTTACGTAGATTAG
- a CDS encoding molybdopterin-dependent oxidoreductase: protein MEMRSAAMSETEERWVKSHCQQCFNSCGIVVKVKNGRPITIRGDADDPNTRGHLCARGLAGVAKFYDPHRLKKPLIRTNPEKGRNVDPGWREASWDEALNLIAAKLKRIRQENPNKLICSLWAYEKYVQAFTWGTAFGTENGGFSFSGASNQCANPNHFIGMITHGALVEFPDLKYCNYLILLGSEYGFGAYQSFVRIARELADARARGLKLVVADPRLSVAAGKADEWLPIKPATDLALLLAMIHLMVHEYRTYDVDWLRKGTNAPYLLGPDRHFVLDPTSGKPLVWDLVDDLPKPFDDSTIKQVALEGKYTVNDTECITCFQYLKDETISNTPEWAAAICDIPADTIRRITREFVEAAAIGQTITIDGVVYPLRPAAILSYRGLQAHTNGTLAMMAQETVMMLVGALGVPGGLLPKSMDARRFGGAPRPLPMGSDGMIQPAATGWHLYTPFSYPPKSLELRDYAPMATDMGHLVPFVALDPKKYGFDYEPEALIIYHGNPFTNSGDNSIIEKALKKLDLVVSINIYLDESTDFADVVLPEHSNLERYNLVNWTHDMRGLQVSQPAVDPIYDTMDGMDILIELADRAEFLFGPDGYNAKLNKTLGLTEPHQLDLNRKYTYREILDVQAKCHSEGKRDLAWYCQHGNDLRFVEPNQKYQIYGNARLPLFYNYIKSAGDELKRNLEKYQIEAKHGLKIRTDIYKGLPYWEPSPIHADNEFDFYIISYKSYMTTYADTATNPILMDVAKHDPHLMRIVINTAAGRKRGLESGDLAWVESRYAKAKGVIGLSEGIHPETAAVSGGFGRWTKHPVAHGKGISQNAHLAIDLAHSGFLGGSMETVGKVRIYKSKD from the coding sequence ATGGAAATGCGATCTGCTGCAATGTCTGAGACAGAGGAGCGCTGGGTTAAGAGTCATTGCCAGCAGTGCTTCAACTCCTGCGGCATTGTTGTAAAGGTAAAGAACGGTCGGCCGATTACAATTCGCGGCGACGCTGACGATCCCAACACCCGCGGACACCTTTGTGCCCGGGGCTTGGCGGGCGTCGCCAAGTTCTATGACCCTCATCGGCTCAAGAAGCCGCTCATCCGCACCAATCCCGAAAAGGGAAGAAATGTTGATCCTGGCTGGCGAGAAGCAAGCTGGGACGAAGCGCTAAACTTGATCGCCGCAAAGTTGAAGCGCATCAGGCAGGAAAATCCCAACAAACTCATATGCTCTTTGTGGGCATACGAAAAATACGTTCAAGCTTTTACTTGGGGTACCGCATTCGGCACCGAGAACGGTGGCTTTAGCTTTAGTGGGGCAAGCAATCAGTGCGCTAACCCCAACCATTTCATCGGAATGATCACGCATGGTGCGCTCGTCGAATTTCCGGATCTAAAGTATTGTAACTATCTCATCCTCCTCGGATCAGAGTACGGATTTGGCGCCTACCAGTCCTTCGTCAGGATCGCGCGTGAACTCGCGGATGCCCGCGCCAGGGGCCTGAAATTAGTCGTCGCGGACCCTCGCTTGTCCGTTGCAGCAGGTAAAGCGGACGAATGGCTCCCTATCAAGCCGGCGACAGATTTGGCGCTATTGTTGGCCATGATTCATCTCATGGTACATGAATATCGTACCTACGATGTCGACTGGCTGAGAAAGGGAACGAATGCCCCATACTTGCTGGGGCCAGATCGGCACTTTGTGTTGGATCCAACGTCCGGCAAACCGCTTGTTTGGGATTTGGTCGATGATCTGCCGAAGCCGTTTGACGATTCGACCATCAAACAAGTCGCCCTGGAAGGCAAGTACACGGTGAATGACACTGAATGCATCACCTGTTTTCAGTATCTGAAGGATGAAACAATATCGAACACCCCTGAATGGGCTGCTGCAATCTGCGACATTCCAGCTGACACGATACGCCGTATCACACGGGAATTTGTTGAGGCCGCGGCCATAGGGCAGACCATCACCATCGATGGCGTTGTCTATCCTCTCAGGCCGGCTGCGATCCTTTCCTATCGTGGCCTGCAGGCTCACACTAATGGCACTCTGGCCATGATGGCTCAGGAGACCGTCATGATGCTTGTTGGTGCGCTCGGTGTGCCGGGTGGTTTGCTACCAAAAAGCATGGACGCCCGTCGCTTCGGCGGAGCACCGCGTCCCCTGCCGATGGGGAGCGACGGAATGATCCAGCCAGCGGCGACAGGATGGCACCTCTATACGCCGTTTTCATATCCACCGAAGAGCCTGGAACTCCGGGACTATGCTCCGATGGCTACCGATATGGGACATCTCGTTCCATTCGTGGCACTCGATCCAAAAAAATATGGATTTGATTATGAGCCCGAAGCGCTGATCATCTATCATGGCAATCCGTTTACTAACAGCGGCGACAACTCGATCATTGAAAAGGCGCTGAAGAAACTGGATCTAGTCGTCAGCATCAACATTTATCTCGATGAGTCGACCGACTTCGCGGATGTAGTTCTGCCCGAACACAGCAATCTCGAGCGCTATAATCTAGTTAACTGGACTCACGACATGCGGGGATTGCAGGTGAGCCAGCCTGCTGTAGATCCCATCTACGACACTATGGATGGGATGGACATCTTAATAGAGCTGGCGGACCGAGCGGAATTTCTATTCGGTCCCGACGGATACAACGCGAAACTGAACAAGACCCTTGGCTTGACGGAGCCTCATCAGCTGGATCTGAACCGCAAGTACACCTATCGTGAAATTCTCGATGTGCAGGCGAAGTGCCATTCTGAAGGCAAGCGAGATCTCGCATGGTATTGCCAGCACGGAAATGATTTGCGCTTCGTAGAGCCAAACCAAAAGTATCAGATTTACGGAAACGCACGCCTGCCGCTTTTCTATAACTACATCAAGTCGGCTGGCGATGAACTAAAACGCAACCTCGAAAAATACCAGATCGAAGCGAAACACGGCCTGAAAATACGGACCGATATATATAAGGGACTTCCGTATTGGGAGCCGAGTCCGATTCATGCCGATAATGAATTCGATTTCTATATTATCTCCTACAAGTCCTATATGACGACCTATGCGGACACCGCGACGAATCCCATTTTGATGGATGTCGCCAAGCACGATCCACACTTAATGAGGATTGTGATCAATACAGCGGCAGGAAGGAAGCGAGGCCTAGAGAGTGGCGATCTGGCGTGGGTGGAATCCCGCTATGCGAAGGCCAAAGGGGTCATCGGCCTCAGTGAAGGCATTCATCCGGAAACAGCAGCCGTGTCGGGCGGCTTTGGTCGATGGACTAAACACCCCGTCGCTCACGGCAAAGGCATAAGCCAGAACGCTCATTTGGCAATTGATCTTGCTCATTCTGGCTTCCTTGGCGGGTCAATGGAGACCGTCGGAAAGGTCCGTATCTACAAATCCAAAGATTGA